TTTCTGGACTAGTTGTGAAAGTGGAAAATAAAGTGCCATCTGGAAGGAAAATCTCTTTGAGAAAACGCTGAATCAAAAACTTTACAATCTTATCAAAAAACTTTGAAATGTATCATGAATTTCAAAATTAACAATATATTTTTGTATGCTTACCATACTAGAATCAATGTAAAAACCTTGTTGTCCCGGGGCAAAAGACGTTAAAATTTTTTTGAATTCTTTAACGCTTATTTTCACAAGGACGAAGCAATGGAATCATTGAGATTGCTTAGGAAAGAGTTGCTAGAAAGGCAAATGGAAAATCAATTGGGCAACGAAGAAGCCCTGCTTAGATTTATGTCCAGCCATGTATTTGCTGTTTGGGACTTCCAATCGCTACTGAAAGCCCTACAACAGCGCTTGACATGTGTTCAAGTACCTTGGACCCCAACATCCGACCGGAAGGCTAGGAGGCTCATCAATGAGATTGTTCTTGACGAAGAAAGCGGCCCTCATCCAGATGGTGGCTATGCATCTCACTTTGAACTTTATTTGGACGCGATGAAAAAAGCTGGTGCGAAGACTCAATTAATCGAGGAATGGCTCCAATTGATTGAAAAATCAGGAAATTTTTCAACAGCAATTATTGCCGCAAACTTGCCGTCTCATGTCGAGAAATTTCTGAAAACCACCTTCTCGTTCATTGAGCAAGGATCACTAGTCACCATCGCTTCTTCATTTTTGTATGGTCGAGAAGACATTATCCCGGATCTCTTCAGACAACTGGTTCAACGCTTGGATCAAGAGAATCCTGAGAAATGGGGATATTTCAAATTTTACCTAGAAGAGCACATTCACTGTGATGAAGAGAAACATGGCCCAGCAGCGGAGCAACTGATGCAAAGGATTTGTGGAAATGATCCGATTCTATGGGTGGAAGCAGAGCGCGCAGCCAGAATTGCGCTAGCAGCTCGGATTGATCTTTGGGATTCAATGGTGGCCTCTCAGGCAGCGCAATCAAGAGCGGCCTAACCTATTCATAACCATCATTTGCAATGGGAAAATCTTATAAATTCTTGAAACATTCCCTTAGTGGCTAGAAAAATGGCAACCCTACGACATTATCAATTTCAATCCTAAAGATTAATAATATTAACCAGTTTGCAAAATTCGTCTTTTCACAACGAATACAGATTCAATAACGTTAAAAATTCGTGAGAGTCACCATTGATTGAAGGAGTAGAACATCTGACAGTCGCAATCAATGGCAGCCTAATGCATCCTCAACCTACTGGGTTGAGTCGCTATGG
Above is a window of SAR324 cluster bacterium DNA encoding:
- a CDS encoding DUF3050 domain-containing protein translates to MENQLGNEEALLRFMSSHVFAVWDFQSLLKALQQRLTCVQVPWTPTSDRKARRLINEIVLDEESGPHPDGGYASHFELYLDAMKKAGAKTQLIEEWLQLIEKSGNFSTAIIAANLPSHVEKFLKTTFSFIEQGSLVTIASSFLYGREDIIPDLFRQLVQRLDQENPEKWGYFKFYLEEHIHCDEEKHGPAAEQLMQRICGNDPILWVEAERAARIALAARIDLWDSMVASQAAQSRAA